A region of Salinibacter sp. 10B DNA encodes the following proteins:
- a CDS encoding NAD(+)/NADH kinase encodes MIYGITGNPTKDELWDPVAEVVAWFQDRGHDFWIHAPIAEGLRTRGLISPAVETEHSVADIVQAGDLVLSFGGDGTLLRAAHLTGPNDTPLLGVNIGRLGFLADIEVEQLHEALESIVAGEYTVEERMVLEAQANSDAPFDTEWAVNEFVVDRSGAAGLIKIEVEVDGTPLNTYWADGLIMATPTGSTAYSLSTGGPIIAPGVEAVILTPIAPHTLTVRPIVLPADSTLTCRVVDDNDQPYVFAADGRSTMFKEHGLQFTVQRAPHTVNLVKLPDQHFFKTLRSKLMWGVRRSDAPE; translated from the coding sequence ATGATTTACGGCATCACCGGCAACCCCACGAAAGATGAGCTCTGGGATCCCGTGGCAGAGGTTGTGGCGTGGTTCCAGGACCGGGGACACGACTTCTGGATCCATGCGCCCATTGCGGAGGGATTACGGACCCGCGGCCTCATCTCGCCCGCCGTGGAAACAGAGCACAGTGTAGCCGACATCGTACAGGCCGGCGACCTCGTCCTCTCCTTCGGCGGCGATGGCACGCTCCTCCGGGCCGCCCACCTCACCGGTCCCAACGACACGCCCCTGCTCGGCGTCAACATCGGCCGCCTCGGGTTTCTGGCCGACATCGAGGTCGAACAGCTCCACGAGGCGCTCGAATCGATCGTGGCCGGAGAGTACACCGTGGAGGAGCGGATGGTGCTAGAGGCCCAAGCCAATTCCGACGCGCCCTTTGACACGGAGTGGGCCGTCAACGAGTTCGTGGTGGATCGCAGTGGCGCCGCGGGGCTCATCAAGATCGAGGTGGAAGTGGACGGTACGCCCCTCAACACCTACTGGGCCGACGGCCTCATCATGGCCACCCCCACCGGCTCCACGGCCTACTCGCTGTCGACCGGCGGGCCCATCATCGCCCCTGGCGTCGAGGCCGTGATTCTCACGCCCATCGCCCCGCACACCCTCACGGTGCGGCCCATCGTCCTCCCCGCCGATTCCACCCTCACGTGCCGCGTGGTCGACGACAACGATCAACCCTACGTCTTTGCGGCGGACGGACGGAGCACGATGTTTAAAGAGCACGGCCTGCAGTTTACCGTCCAGCGGGCCCCTCATACCGTAAATCTCGTGAAGCTTCCCGACCAGCACTTTTTCAAGACCCTCCGGTCGAAACTGATGTGGGGCGTGCGCCGTTCGGACGCACCGGAATGA
- a CDS encoding GIY-YIG nuclease family protein translates to MSNSKSGFVYILASKPNGTLYIGVTSDIVKRIHQHRTGEGSEFVDEYDVHRLVHLERFDDIEKAFRREKQLKAWKREWKLELIRDHNPTWRDLYEDASRTHVS, encoded by the coding sequence ATGTCCAACTCCAAGAGCGGCTTCGTGTACATTCTGGCCAGCAAGCCGAACGGCACGCTGTACATCGGCGTCACCAGCGATATTGTGAAGCGCATCCACCAGCACCGCACCGGTGAGGGCTCGGAATTTGTTGACGAGTACGATGTACACCGCCTCGTCCACCTCGAACGCTTCGATGACATCGAGAAGGCCTTTCGCCGCGAAAAGCAACTCAAGGCCTGGAAACGCGAGTGGAAGCTGGAGTTGATCCGCGATCACAATCCGACGTGGCGGGACCTGTACGAGGACGCCAGCCGGACGCACGTCTCGTAG
- a CDS encoding DUF6567 family protein, translated as MTRFFSIASAPFRFLLLVVLAGSLTGCFSSGAFFSGHLTDVQLQNDNYEIVATNVEGTATAGYLLGISGGLGPSTTAVAVAKVSGDDSLYKTALENLWANVETQTENAEGRSLALINVRYDVSALNLIVYTQPTVTVRADVVEFIE; from the coding sequence ATGACTCGCTTTTTCAGCATCGCCTCGGCTCCGTTCCGCTTCCTGCTGCTCGTCGTCCTCGCCGGATCCCTTACCGGCTGCTTTTCATCCGGGGCCTTCTTTTCCGGACACCTGACGGACGTTCAACTTCAAAATGACAACTACGAAATCGTCGCGACGAACGTCGAGGGCACAGCGACCGCGGGGTACCTCCTCGGCATCAGCGGCGGCCTCGGGCCGTCGACCACGGCTGTAGCCGTCGCAAAAGTCAGCGGCGATGATTCACTCTACAAAACCGCCCTCGAAAACCTGTGGGCGAATGTTGAGACCCAGACCGAGAACGCCGAGGGACGCTCGCTGGCCCTGATCAACGTCCGGTACGACGTCAGTGCCCTCAATTTGATCGTCTATACGCAACCGACCGTCACGGTGCGAGCCGACGTGGTGGAGTTCATCGAGTGA
- a CDS encoding EF-hand domain-containing protein, translated as MNRSFHSMLGHLQRQKSHHYFDLIDHDEDGFIEEEDFEIQAERLADTRDLSDENREVLRAQMLGWWNQLSATADVNDDGRVSRQEWDRFWEAIQASVEEGTEEEQAQMIESLEQAATVTFHTIDTTGNGEVTEEEYTEWLDAWGADGSDEAFDRLDRNDDGHLTEEDLVEATKEFYLSNDADAPGNSLYGLMQ; from the coding sequence TTGAACCGATCCTTCCACTCGATGCTCGGACACCTCCAACGCCAAAAATCGCACCACTACTTCGACCTGATCGACCACGACGAGGACGGTTTTATTGAGGAAGAAGATTTTGAAATCCAGGCGGAACGTCTGGCCGACACGCGGGACCTTTCGGACGAGAACCGGGAGGTACTGCGGGCCCAGATGCTCGGCTGGTGGAACCAGCTCTCCGCCACCGCCGACGTGAACGACGACGGCCGTGTGAGCCGACAGGAGTGGGATCGGTTCTGGGAGGCCATCCAAGCCTCCGTCGAAGAGGGCACGGAGGAGGAACAGGCCCAGATGATCGAAAGTCTGGAGCAAGCGGCAACGGTGACGTTTCACACCATCGACACCACAGGCAACGGCGAAGTGACGGAAGAGGAGTATACCGAATGGCTCGACGCGTGGGGCGCCGACGGCAGCGATGAGGCCTTCGACCGTCTTGACCGCAACGATGACGGCCACCTGACGGAGGAGGATCTCGTGGAGGCGACGAAGGAGTTTTATCTCTCCAACGACGCAGACGCGCCGGGCAATTCGCTCTACGGCTTGATGCAGTAG
- a CDS encoding rhomboid family intramembrane serine protease, which translates to MDALLQSPITLALLLLNGAISGYALLVDFSLIDELSFRPARIRERGEYYRFLTAGFVHAGGAHLAFNMITLYFFGPLLERILGAGAFLILYFGSEMTAHGLTYLYHRTDSHYAAVGASGAISGVLFAFCLYAPLTMLGVMMVIPMPAILFAVLYVAVSVYALGNGGHAGGIAHEAHLGGALGGVVITILLDYPRPINAFLREMQTLIG; encoded by the coding sequence ATGGACGCACTGCTGCAATCGCCCATCACCCTCGCGCTGCTGCTGCTCAACGGAGCCATCAGCGGATATGCTCTCCTCGTCGACTTCTCATTGATCGACGAGCTGTCGTTCCGGCCCGCTCGCATCCGTGAACGCGGGGAGTACTATCGGTTCCTCACAGCGGGCTTCGTGCACGCGGGCGGGGCGCACCTGGCGTTCAACATGATCACGCTGTACTTCTTCGGGCCACTACTGGAACGGATTCTGGGGGCCGGCGCCTTTCTCATTCTCTATTTTGGATCGGAGATGACGGCGCACGGGCTGACCTATCTGTACCACCGCACCGACTCGCACTACGCAGCGGTGGGCGCGTCTGGGGCCATCAGTGGAGTGCTGTTTGCGTTTTGCCTCTACGCCCCGCTGACGATGTTAGGGGTGATGATGGTGATTCCGATGCCGGCGATTCTCTTTGCCGTCCTTTACGTCGCCGTATCGGTGTACGCACTCGGCAACGGGGGGCATGCCGGGGGAATTGCCCACGAGGCGCACCTCGGCGGGGCGCTGGGCGGCGTCGTGATCACCATTCTCCTCGACTACCCGCGACCGATTAACGCGTTTCTTCGAGAGATGCAAACCCTAATCGGTTAG
- a CDS encoding YjjG family noncanonical pyrimidine nucleotidase has translation MDVSFVYFDLDDTLLDHTHAEREALSDLRDRYLEIFGTLSVEELQEQYHAINAPLWRRYADGEIDKTTVQGQRFERLLDAVGASHANPALVGRYYMQRYAEHWQFIPGAREAFETIADRRPVGVMTNGFAEVQAQKLDTFPVLQEQADAVVVCEEAGTLKPDPKAFVHATEKANVDPDNVLYVGDSYRSDVKGAQNAGWRVAWFAPEGTNGHSPNEQGFVFEDWETLTNRFQGSAR, from the coding sequence ATGGACGTTTCGTTTGTATACTTCGATCTTGACGACACCCTGCTCGATCACACACACGCCGAGCGGGAGGCGTTGTCGGACCTGCGTGATCGGTACCTAGAGATCTTCGGGACCCTTTCGGTCGAGGAGTTGCAGGAGCAGTACCACGCCATCAATGCCCCGCTCTGGCGCCGGTACGCCGACGGCGAGATCGATAAAACCACCGTGCAGGGACAGCGCTTCGAGCGGTTGCTGGACGCCGTGGGGGCGTCGCACGCCAATCCGGCCCTCGTGGGACGGTACTACATGCAGCGCTACGCGGAGCACTGGCAGTTCATTCCCGGCGCGCGGGAGGCGTTTGAGACGATTGCCGACCGCCGGCCGGTGGGAGTCATGACGAACGGCTTTGCTGAGGTGCAGGCACAGAAGCTCGACACCTTCCCGGTGTTGCAGGAGCAGGCCGACGCCGTGGTGGTTTGTGAGGAGGCCGGCACGCTAAAGCCAGACCCCAAGGCATTCGTGCACGCGACCGAAAAGGCCAACGTCGACCCCGACAACGTGCTCTACGTCGGCGACTCGTACCGGTCGGACGTCAAGGGCGCACAGAATGCGGGCTGGCGGGTGGCGTGGTTTGCCCCCGAGGGCACGAACGGTCATTCCCCCAATGAGCAGGGCTTTGTCTTTGAGGATTGGGAGACGCTTACGAATCGCTTCCAAGGGAGCGCGCGCTAA
- a CDS encoding aminotransferase class I/II-fold pyridoxal phosphate-dependent enzyme encodes MMTDQKRPHEFVHTEEVETDTLDEPSLFEKCHRFFDPTNDYAKVKQADLYPYFRPIEYSEGSRAVMDGDEVIMAGSNNYLGLTSDPRVQEAAKDAIDKYGTGCTGSRFLNGTLDLHLELEHRLAEFMGKDKAVLFSTGYMTNEGVLQSIAGRNDIIFSDKDNHACIVAGTQASLAETRRYQHNDMEHLRGMLERAHEEKPDAGKLIATDGVFSMSGKIAQVPELLELAEEFDAALMLDDAHAIGVIGPGGHGSASTFGLEDEVDLITGTFSKSFSSIGGFCVGDKDVVEYIRHEASTHIFSASMPPSTVATVLKCLDILENEPERLERLWEISDYMREGFRALGFDVWESETPIIPVVVGDMEQCFRFWRDLLAEGVFVNAVVPPAVPKGQSLMRTSYMATHSDDELDQILEAFGRVGKKHGVIGTNGHGTPPVE; translated from the coding sequence ATGATGACTGATCAGAAGCGGCCTCACGAGTTTGTGCACACCGAAGAGGTGGAGACGGACACCCTCGATGAGCCGTCCCTTTTCGAAAAGTGTCACCGTTTCTTCGATCCCACCAACGACTATGCGAAGGTGAAGCAAGCGGATCTGTATCCGTATTTTCGACCCATCGAATACAGTGAAGGCTCGCGGGCCGTCATGGATGGGGATGAGGTCATCATGGCGGGGTCAAACAATTACCTCGGCCTTACCTCCGATCCGCGTGTGCAGGAGGCTGCGAAGGACGCGATCGACAAGTACGGGACCGGGTGCACGGGCAGCCGCTTCTTGAACGGCACGCTCGACCTTCACCTGGAGTTGGAGCACCGGCTGGCGGAGTTTATGGGAAAGGACAAGGCGGTCCTGTTTTCCACCGGCTACATGACGAACGAGGGGGTGCTGCAGTCGATTGCCGGGCGGAACGACATTATCTTTTCCGACAAAGACAACCACGCCTGCATCGTCGCGGGAACGCAGGCCAGTCTGGCAGAGACGCGCCGCTACCAGCACAACGACATGGAGCACCTGCGTGGCATGCTGGAGCGGGCGCACGAGGAAAAGCCGGACGCCGGCAAACTGATTGCCACCGACGGCGTCTTCTCCATGAGCGGCAAGATTGCCCAGGTGCCGGAGCTGTTGGAGCTGGCAGAGGAGTTCGACGCGGCGCTCATGCTGGATGATGCCCACGCCATCGGGGTCATTGGACCGGGCGGACACGGCTCCGCCTCCACGTTCGGACTTGAGGACGAGGTGGACCTGATTACGGGCACCTTCTCGAAAAGCTTTTCGTCCATTGGTGGGTTCTGCGTCGGCGACAAAGACGTGGTCGAATACATTCGGCACGAGGCCTCCACCCACATCTTTAGTGCCTCCATGCCACCGTCCACGGTGGCGACCGTGCTGAAATGCCTCGACATTCTTGAGAATGAGCCCGAGCGGCTGGAGCGTCTCTGGGAGATTTCGGACTACATGCGCGAGGGCTTCCGTGCGCTCGGCTTCGACGTGTGGGAGAGTGAGACGCCCATCATCCCGGTGGTGGTGGGGGACATGGAGCAGTGCTTCCGGTTCTGGCGCGATCTGCTCGCCGAGGGCGTCTTCGTGAACGCCGTGGTGCCGCCCGCCGTCCCGAAGGGGCAGTCGCTGATGCGCACCTCGTACATGGCCACGCACTCCGACGACGAACTCGATCAGATTTTGGAGGCCTTCGGCCGGGTCGGGAAGAAGCATGGCGTCATCGGCACCAACGGCCACGGCACGCCGCCGGTAGAATAG
- a CDS encoding DUF5683 domain-containing protein — protein sequence MSVRRVLHIAVALLLVLGIGLGGGTKSHAQPDSVRAEILKAKGFSPDHSPPNALWRAAAVPGWGQLYNRQYLKLPFVYAGFAALGARVYRAHRRYKLFQRAHLYGIQEKDVQEGNRQTNEYQRYEGQYQEVKDFVGAQPESNQWRLQELRNQRDQFRRKRDLSILGTGLFYALTVLDAYVSAHLLTFDVGEELSLRVHPTVDPRTAPVFGSAVTGAEMRVRLRF from the coding sequence ATGTCTGTACGTCGCGTTTTGCATATCGCCGTCGCGTTGCTCCTCGTACTGGGGATTGGCCTCGGCGGAGGTACGAAGAGCCACGCCCAGCCCGACAGCGTTCGCGCCGAGATTCTCAAGGCCAAAGGCTTCTCGCCTGACCATTCGCCCCCAAACGCCCTGTGGCGGGCGGCGGCCGTGCCGGGATGGGGCCAGCTCTACAACCGCCAGTATCTGAAACTCCCCTTTGTGTACGCGGGCTTCGCTGCGCTGGGGGCACGGGTGTACCGGGCGCACCGACGGTACAAGTTGTTTCAGCGTGCCCACCTCTACGGCATTCAGGAGAAGGACGTGCAGGAAGGAAACCGCCAGACCAACGAGTACCAGCGCTACGAAGGGCAGTATCAGGAGGTGAAAGATTTCGTCGGAGCCCAGCCGGAGTCGAACCAGTGGCGGCTGCAAGAGCTTCGAAACCAGCGCGACCAGTTTCGCCGGAAGCGAGACCTTTCGATTTTGGGCACTGGACTCTTCTACGCCCTCACCGTGCTGGACGCCTACGTGAGTGCCCACCTGCTCACGTTCGACGTGGGAGAGGAGTTGTCCCTCCGTGTACACCCGACGGTGGATCCCCGGACGGCCCCCGTGTTCGGATCGGCCGTCACTGGCGCCGAGATGCGCGTTCGGCTCCGGTTCTGA
- a CDS encoding ParB/RepB/Spo0J family partition protein produces the protein MADNSALGKGLNALIPSEEQEQDADQAEGGEDVSESQLYQFEDGTRMLGRVAEVAIERIRPNPYQPRQEFKEEALDELAASIEELGVIQPITVRALGDGQFEIISGERRLRAARRAGIERLPAFIRKASSEEMLEMALVENVQREELNPIEVALGYQRLMEECGLTQEEVSEKVSKSRATVSNFLRLLRLPPRVQAALRDKEVAMGHARALIAMDDEEAQVALLEETIEEDLSVREVEQRARHWHEEQGDDADDEEDETSPSTSAAPDRDELQLDDYRSKLRSRFSTQVQITHKKDGEGSIEISYYSEEDLERLVELMMGD, from the coding sequence ATGGCTGACAATTCCGCACTTGGCAAAGGACTGAACGCGCTCATTCCCTCCGAGGAACAGGAGCAAGACGCCGACCAGGCGGAGGGGGGCGAGGACGTGTCCGAGAGCCAGCTCTATCAGTTTGAGGACGGCACCCGGATGCTGGGGCGCGTGGCGGAGGTGGCCATTGAGCGCATTCGACCGAATCCGTACCAGCCGCGTCAGGAATTCAAGGAGGAGGCGCTCGACGAGCTCGCCGCCTCCATTGAAGAACTTGGCGTGATTCAACCCATTACGGTTCGGGCGCTCGGCGACGGCCAGTTCGAGATCATTTCGGGAGAGCGGCGACTGCGGGCCGCCCGCCGCGCGGGCATCGAACGGCTGCCGGCCTTTATCCGAAAGGCCAGCTCTGAGGAAATGCTGGAGATGGCGCTGGTGGAAAATGTTCAGCGGGAGGAGCTGAATCCGATTGAGGTGGCCCTCGGGTACCAGCGACTCATGGAGGAGTGTGGGCTCACGCAGGAGGAGGTGTCCGAGAAGGTGAGCAAGAGCCGGGCGACGGTTTCCAATTTCCTTCGCCTGTTGCGTCTCCCGCCCCGCGTGCAGGCAGCCCTGCGCGACAAGGAGGTCGCCATGGGACACGCCCGCGCCCTCATTGCGATGGACGACGAAGAGGCCCAGGTCGCCCTTCTGGAGGAGACCATCGAGGAGGACCTGTCGGTGCGAGAGGTGGAGCAACGGGCGCGCCACTGGCACGAGGAGCAGGGCGATGACGCCGACGACGAGGAGGACGAGACCTCCCCCTCTACCTCGGCCGCGCCGGACCGCGACGAGCTTCAGCTCGACGACTATCGAAGCAAGCTCCGCTCTCGCTTTAGCACGCAGGTGCAGATTACCCACAAGAAGGACGGAGAGGGGAGCATCGAAATCTCGTACTACTCCGAGGAGGATCTCGAACGCCTCGTCGAACTGATGATGGGAGACTAA
- a CDS encoding AAA family ATPase, translating to MGKVIAIANQKGGVGKTTTAINLAASLAATEHSTLLLDIDPQANCTSGVGLEAEEIEASIYEVLIGEVPASEAVITTEMPFLDVIPSHINLVGAEIEMIDEMQREKILSNRLPRVRRKYDFVVVDCPPSLGLLTLNSLTAANSVLIPVQAEYFALEGLGQLLNTIKIVRQHLNPDLEIEGVLLTMFDTRLRLSNQVAQEVRRYFDEKVFETIIQRNVRLSEAPSFGKPALLYEASSKGAKNYMALAREILEHNQEFLEQHHTNGEEETEEASGTSDGDGSVSEEIGNESSEPEEGSTTPADDFSL from the coding sequence ATGGGCAAAGTCATTGCCATTGCAAACCAGAAGGGAGGCGTCGGGAAAACCACGACGGCCATCAACCTGGCGGCCTCCCTGGCCGCCACCGAACATTCCACGTTGCTCCTCGACATCGACCCACAGGCCAACTGCACCTCCGGCGTTGGTTTGGAGGCCGAGGAGATTGAGGCGTCTATCTATGAGGTGCTCATTGGAGAGGTGCCGGCCAGCGAGGCGGTGATTACGACCGAGATGCCGTTTCTCGACGTGATCCCGAGCCACATCAACCTCGTTGGGGCCGAGATCGAGATGATCGACGAGATGCAGCGGGAGAAGATTTTGAGCAACCGGCTTCCGCGGGTCCGGCGGAAGTACGATTTCGTTGTTGTCGACTGCCCGCCGTCGCTCGGGTTGCTGACGCTCAACTCGCTCACGGCAGCCAACTCCGTCCTGATTCCGGTGCAAGCGGAGTACTTTGCGCTGGAAGGGCTCGGGCAGCTGCTCAACACCATCAAGATCGTACGTCAGCACCTGAACCCCGACCTGGAAATCGAAGGCGTGCTGCTCACGATGTTCGACACGCGCCTGCGCCTGTCGAACCAGGTCGCTCAGGAGGTGCGCCGGTACTTTGACGAGAAGGTGTTCGAGACCATCATCCAGCGGAATGTGCGGCTCTCGGAGGCGCCCAGTTTTGGCAAGCCCGCCCTCCTGTACGAGGCCTCCAGCAAGGGCGCGAAAAACTACATGGCCCTGGCCCGCGAAATTTTAGAGCACAACCAGGAGTTTCTGGAGCAGCACCACACCAACGGCGAGGAGGAGACGGAGGAGGCTTCTGGAACGTCCGACGGGGACGGCAGCGTCTCCGAAGAGATCGGCAATGAGTCGTCCGAGCCCGAAGAGGGATCCACAACGCCGGCAGACGACTTCTCTCTGTAG
- a CDS encoding ATP-dependent helicase: MARRIVLRSEEDPDRPSPENLTIDYEEELNPQQQAAATAGDGPLLIVAGAGTGKTRTLIYRLAYLVETGTRPEQIVLLTFTRRAANDMTARATQLLDGRCEKVQGGTFHAFCLQVLRRHAEALDLPRNFTVLDAADAADVLSVLRARGDYASGEERFPQKRTLYNMFSAATNRDEALHEVLANRYPQYSGHLQALTQLQTEYRQYKQAHGMLDFDDLLERTLELFENNDEIRQQVAGRCKHVLVDEYQDTNALQATLVKQFASVHGNVTVVGDDAQSIYRFRGADYKNIFRFPDEFPNAEVLKLERNYRSTQPILDLANHVIEQADRSYEKELFSEDEEGELPALVPAADGEMESRFVAQMIMRLREDGVPLSDIAVLFRSSHNAYDLEVELNRRNIPFVKYGGLKLNEAAHIKDVLAHLKVAENPQDAASWNRILQLIHGIGPKTAQDLIEWATETADDPFVPGDRTPFSSRYVSRLKELLGVLRTLQDPDLPPSEQVETVLDYYQPILEAEYAEDYPKREPDLEHLAGLAANYESRRRFLESMALDPIELTALEQDAAEDDEPPLVLSTIHSAKGLEFHTVFLIRALDGTIPSRHALREDEGVDEELRLFYVACTRAEENLFISYPMTQYRRSYGEYMTDPSRFVTDIPEEVLEPVQLVEEDAPDAVEAPAEPDRLPERAESSDSAPPPNRPDRDPTEADELPF; the protein is encoded by the coding sequence ATGGCCCGCCGCATCGTCCTGCGTTCGGAGGAGGACCCCGATCGGCCCTCCCCGGAAAATCTGACGATCGACTACGAGGAGGAGCTCAATCCACAGCAGCAGGCCGCCGCCACGGCCGGGGACGGCCCCCTCCTCATCGTGGCCGGGGCCGGCACGGGCAAGACGCGCACCCTCATCTACCGCCTCGCATACCTGGTGGAGACGGGCACTCGGCCCGAGCAGATCGTGCTGCTCACCTTTACGCGCCGCGCGGCCAACGACATGACGGCCCGCGCCACCCAACTGCTGGACGGTCGCTGCGAGAAGGTGCAGGGCGGCACGTTTCACGCCTTCTGCCTGCAGGTGCTGCGCCGCCACGCCGAGGCCCTCGACCTCCCCCGCAACTTTACCGTTCTCGACGCCGCCGACGCGGCCGACGTGCTCAGCGTCCTCCGCGCCCGCGGCGACTATGCGAGCGGCGAGGAGCGCTTTCCGCAGAAGCGGACGCTCTACAACATGTTCTCGGCGGCCACGAATCGGGACGAGGCCCTCCATGAGGTGCTGGCGAACCGCTACCCACAGTACAGCGGCCACCTCCAGGCCCTAACGCAGCTCCAGACGGAGTACCGGCAGTACAAGCAGGCGCACGGCATGCTCGACTTCGATGACCTGCTGGAGCGTACGCTGGAGCTTTTCGAAAACAACGATGAGATTCGACAACAGGTGGCCGGGCGCTGCAAGCACGTTCTCGTGGACGAGTACCAGGACACCAATGCGCTGCAGGCCACCCTCGTGAAGCAGTTCGCGAGCGTTCACGGCAACGTGACCGTGGTGGGCGACGACGCGCAGAGCATCTACCGCTTTCGCGGGGCGGACTACAAAAACATCTTCCGCTTTCCGGACGAGTTTCCGAACGCGGAGGTCCTGAAGCTGGAACGAAACTACCGTTCCACCCAGCCGATCCTGGACCTGGCAAACCACGTCATCGAGCAGGCCGACCGGTCGTACGAGAAGGAGCTCTTCAGCGAGGACGAGGAGGGCGAGTTGCCGGCGCTCGTCCCGGCCGCCGACGGCGAGATGGAGAGCCGCTTCGTGGCACAGATGATCATGCGGCTCCGCGAGGACGGCGTGCCCCTCAGCGACATCGCCGTGCTCTTCCGCAGCAGCCACAACGCCTACGACCTGGAGGTGGAGCTAAACCGCCGCAACATCCCCTTCGTGAAGTACGGCGGCCTCAAGCTGAACGAGGCCGCCCACATCAAGGACGTGCTGGCCCATTTAAAAGTCGCGGAAAACCCACAGGACGCCGCCTCCTGGAACCGGATCCTGCAGCTCATCCACGGCATCGGCCCGAAGACGGCACAAGACCTGATCGAATGGGCCACCGAAACGGCCGACGATCCGTTCGTGCCGGGCGACCGGACGCCGTTCTCGTCCCGCTACGTCTCGCGCCTGAAGGAGCTGCTGGGCGTGCTCCGGACCCTCCAGGACCCCGACCTGCCGCCATCCGAGCAGGTGGAAACGGTCCTCGACTACTACCAGCCGATCCTGGAGGCGGAGTACGCGGAGGACTATCCCAAGCGGGAGCCCGACCTGGAGCACCTCGCGGGCCTTGCCGCCAACTACGAGAGCCGGCGGCGCTTCCTGGAGTCGATGGCCCTGGACCCGATCGAGCTGACGGCCCTGGAGCAAGACGCCGCCGAGGACGACGAGCCGCCGCTCGTGCTGTCCACCATCCACTCGGCCAAGGGCCTCGAATTCCACACCGTCTTCCTGATCCGAGCGCTCGACGGCACGATCCCCTCCCGCCACGCGCTACGCGAAGACGAGGGGGTGGACGAGGAGTTGCGCCTCTTCTACGTCGCCTGCACGCGGGCGGAGGAGAACCTGTTTATCTCCTACCCGATGACGCAGTACCGGCGCTCCTACGGCGAGTACATGACCGATCCCAGCCGGTTCGTGACGGACATTCCCGAGGAGGTGCTGGAGCCGGTGCAGCTGGTGGAAGAGGATGCCCCCGACGCCGTGGAGGCCCCGGCGGAGCCCGACCGCCTACCCGAACGTGCCGAGTCAAGCGACTCGGCTCCCCCTCCAAATCGACCCGACCGCGACCCGACTGAGGCTGACGAACTTCCCTTTTGA
- a CDS encoding GNAT family N-acetyltransferase has translation MDVRSNRSTYEDAEAIAECPLTITEVGLNQLDLIRDLNVEIFDDEHIINTFERDDLLMLVGWVDGTAVGFKIGYQFDVSGFYSAKGGVTEEYRRQGIARALLYALMDAARSRGYERFIYDTFPNKHPGMTVLGLDEGFRVIKADYSLRYEDYRLRFEQSLTDD, from the coding sequence ATGGATGTTCGTAGCAACCGATCGACGTACGAGGACGCCGAAGCCATAGCGGAATGTCCTCTCACTATTACGGAGGTTGGCCTCAATCAGCTCGACCTGATCCGGGACCTCAACGTCGAGATCTTCGACGACGAGCACATCATCAACACCTTCGAGCGCGACGATCTGCTGATGCTGGTCGGGTGGGTAGACGGCACGGCCGTAGGCTTCAAAATCGGATACCAGTTCGACGTCTCGGGCTTCTACAGCGCGAAAGGAGGGGTAACGGAAGAGTACCGGCGACAGGGCATTGCCCGTGCCCTCCTCTACGCCCTGATGGACGCGGCCCGGTCGCGCGGGTACGAACGGTTTATCTACGACACCTTCCCCAACAAGCACCCGGGCATGACGGTGCTGGGGCTCGACGAGGGCTTTCGCGTCATCAAGGCCGACTACAGCCTGCGGTACGAGGACTATCGTCTCCGCTTCGAACAGTCCTTGACTGACGATTGA